The Streptomyces sp. NBC_01275 genome has a segment encoding these proteins:
- a CDS encoding membrane-associated oxidoreductase encodes MEIDDLTPAEQRVWRAFATGATVDFRAGAEPDAPGWGPERTVRATVLRALLLNGPREAGEVAALKLVGARISGELDLRYAHVDSVVRMNRCRFDEVPRIAGARLSYLNLRDSELPGLASARVRVDGSLRLTRCRISGPVHLGGAQISGALFLDRAELTARDPAQAVLQLNQVSIDDDLCARQLRTRGLIRLDGASVAGSIDLEDAELSNPGGFVLEAEALTVGANLLGRRLRTRGRIDLRGARVPGRVDLLHSSLSNPGGTALRASSCVIGEIWLRAGDPMEGMLNLRRAEIGQLSVEPEMLPDQVRLLDLTYTSLTPHEPAERRLPMLERDDDAFDPHAYEQLTAAYRRVGDDQAARLVQLAKQRRRRATLPWYGRVWGRLQDAAVGYGFRPLRAAVWLASLLAVGSIVYAGHRPPALKPSEAPDFDPFFYTLDLLLPVISFGQESAFAPTGWYQTLSYVLIVTGWILATTVVAGVTRTVSRQ; translated from the coding sequence ATGGAGATCGACGATCTGACACCGGCCGAACAGCGAGTCTGGCGGGCCTTCGCCACGGGGGCGACCGTGGACTTCCGCGCGGGGGCCGAACCGGATGCGCCCGGCTGGGGTCCCGAACGGACCGTACGGGCAACGGTGTTGCGGGCGCTTCTTCTCAACGGCCCGCGAGAGGCAGGGGAGGTGGCGGCTCTCAAGCTCGTCGGGGCGCGGATCAGCGGCGAGTTGGACCTGCGGTACGCGCACGTCGACAGCGTCGTGCGCATGAACCGCTGCCGCTTCGACGAGGTCCCCCGCATCGCCGGAGCCCGGCTGAGCTACCTCAACCTGCGGGACTCCGAGCTGCCAGGCCTGGCGTCGGCGCGGGTCCGGGTGGACGGCAGTCTGCGGCTGACGCGCTGCCGGATCAGCGGGCCGGTGCACCTCGGCGGGGCGCAGATCTCCGGGGCGCTGTTCCTGGACCGGGCCGAACTCACCGCCCGGGACCCCGCGCAGGCCGTGCTCCAGCTCAACCAGGTGTCCATCGACGACGACCTGTGCGCCCGGCAACTGCGCACCCGGGGGCTGATCCGGCTGGACGGCGCGAGCGTGGCCGGCTCGATCGACCTGGAGGACGCCGAGCTGAGCAACCCCGGCGGGTTCGTCCTGGAGGCGGAGGCCCTGACCGTGGGCGCCAATCTGCTGGGCCGACGGCTGCGCACCCGGGGCCGGATCGACCTGCGCGGGGCCCGGGTGCCGGGGCGGGTGGACCTGCTGCACAGCTCCCTGTCCAACCCCGGCGGCACCGCCCTGCGGGCCAGCAGCTGCGTCATCGGGGAGATCTGGCTGCGCGCGGGCGACCCGATGGAGGGCATGCTCAATCTGCGCCGGGCCGAGATCGGCCAGCTCAGCGTGGAGCCGGAGATGCTGCCCGACCAGGTGCGCCTGCTCGACCTCACCTACACCTCCCTCACCCCGCACGAGCCCGCCGAGCGCCGGCTGCCGATGCTGGAGCGGGACGACGACGCCTTCGACCCGCACGCCTACGAGCAGTTGACGGCCGCCTACCGGCGCGTCGGCGACGACCAGGCCGCCAGGCTCGTCCAGCTCGCCAAGCAGCGCCGCCGCCGCGCCACGCTCCCCTGGTACGGCCGGGTGTGGGGCCGCCTCCAGGACGCGGCCGTCGGCTACGGCTTCCGTCCGCTGCGCGCCGCCGTCTGGCTGGCCTCCCTGCTCGCCGTCGGCTCGATCGTCTACGCCGGACACCGTCCGCCCGCGCTCAAGCCGTCCGAGGCCCCTGACTTCGACCCGTTCTTCTACACCCTCGACCTGCTGCTCCCGGTGATCTCCTTCGGCCAGGAGAGCGCGTTCGCCCCGACCGGCTGGTACCAGACGCTGTCGTACGTCCTGATCGTCACCGGCTGGATCCTGGCCACGACCGTCGTCGCGGGCGTGACCAGGACGGTCAGCCGGCAGTAG
- a CDS encoding histidine phosphatase family protein gives MGDLLLVRHGETEWSVSGQHTGFTDLPLTDRGEEQAKSLAPLLSGRTFSLALTSPLHRAVRTAELAGVTGAVPDPDLHEWDYGGYEGVTTVDIHRTRPDWYLWTDGVPPGPEDRPGESPEEIGRRADRVLNRVDAALARDDGDVVLVAHGHFLRVLTARRLGLPPAEGRLFQLATATVSRLSTEHGRPVIAEWNLRA, from the coding sequence GTGGGAGATCTGCTGCTGGTCCGCCACGGCGAAACGGAGTGGAGCGTCTCGGGGCAGCACACCGGCTTCACCGACCTGCCGCTCACCGATCGCGGTGAGGAGCAGGCCAAGTCCCTCGCTCCCCTCCTGTCCGGCCGGACCTTCTCGCTCGCTCTGACCAGCCCGCTGCACCGCGCGGTCCGCACCGCCGAACTCGCGGGCGTCACCGGGGCCGTGCCCGACCCCGACCTGCACGAATGGGACTACGGCGGCTACGAGGGCGTCACCACCGTCGACATACACCGCACCCGTCCCGACTGGTATCTGTGGACCGACGGCGTGCCGCCCGGCCCGGAGGATCGCCCCGGCGAGTCGCCCGAGGAGATCGGGCGGCGCGCCGACCGGGTGCTGAACCGGGTGGACGCGGCGCTCGCGCGCGACGACGGTGACGTCGTCCTCGTCGCCCACGGCCATTTCCTGCGGGTGCTGACGGCCCGTCGGCTCGGACTGCCGCCCGCCGAGGGCCGGTTGTTCCAGCTGGCCACCGCCACCGTCAGCCGGCTGTCGACGGAGCACGGACGCCCCGTGATCGCCGAGTGGAACCTGCGCGCGTAG